A DNA window from Impatiens glandulifera chromosome 7, dImpGla2.1, whole genome shotgun sequence contains the following coding sequences:
- the LOC124910795 gene encoding transcription factor MYB1-like, translated as MLESEDDKWKVSSEETLSCEDANLLTKHAEELPEQNTTTHMGQCETETKKQPNLFRQVAHVCVFNVYNAIDGLKTEFQLPKPIHPQRGFYQASRLEANIFKFLEEGLIPNHCSHGCYVYDVSTKLKSSILGPEFLDFTEPSSFPSHELAAIATDISSIAWQKGGVANNNIVNVSVVSAGSKP; from the coding sequence ATGTTGGAGTCAGAAGATGATAAATGGAAGGTATCATCTGAAGAAACCCTATCTTGTGAAGATGCCAACTTATTGACCAAACATGCAGAAGAATTACCCGAACAAAATACTACTACACACATGGGTCAGTGTGAAACTGAAACAAAGAAACAGCCTAATCTTTTCCGTCAAGTGGCACATGTCTGTGTGTTTAATGTTTACAATGCAATAGATGGATTGAAAACAGAATTCCAGCTTCCAAAACCCATTCATCCACAAAGAGGATTTTATCAGGCCTCGAGACTAGAAGCTAACATCTTCAAATTTCTCGAAGAGGGGCTGATTCCTAACCATTGTAGTCATGGGTGTTATGTGTATGATGTTAGCACAAAACTAAAATCATCGATACTGGGGCCAGAGTTCTTGGATTTTACAGAGCCTTCGTCTTTCCCAAGCCATGAATTGGCTGCAATTGCTACAGATATAAGTAGCATTGCTTGGCAAAAGGGAGGTGTAGCGAACAACAACATTGTCAATGTTAGTGTAGTTTCTGCAGGATCAAAGCCTTAA